Genomic segment of Coffea arabica cultivar ET-39 chromosome 1e, Coffea Arabica ET-39 HiFi, whole genome shotgun sequence:
TACCCACATAAGACGTCAGATGGATCCTAAAGTTTAATTTTCATGCGTAAAGGCCTGGGTgagttttttttatgtttatttgtcagtttcttcatttcttttgtggtttgcatttttttcttttttttgtcttttttatttttgggaatGGTTGTACCATTTTAACAATGATTCAAAAACAATATCTTCTTTTAGAGTTACATTTAGTCCTTTTTATTGTTCTGTTAAGTTGAGAAAGTGATAACTGGGTAATCACTTTTGAttgttttttgtttgacaaatttGAGcagaattttttctaatttttctacaTTTCATGTgttgttttaggaattctggtgacattttttttctctatttgatgtattcactttttttgaatttctcaaaaaatccCTGGAATTTTTAGATCTTTCggtgtttttgaattttttttaactattcAAATATCTAatggatttaaattttgtttggaaTTTTTGCTAATTCATTCCTTATTTTCCAAATTCCTCGCTTATTTTGTTGTAGTAAACAATACATTAGCTAAGCTAAATTGGTCATGGAGATTTAAAACACTCTATGAATTGGGCCCGAGTTTTTTAAATTTGGATGGGACTTAATTGACAAGACAACTAAGTCCACGGGTAAACAATCAGTATGTGGAAGTACTAAAGGAAACTTGGACTGGCCCAACGCATGCTATGGTGGGCTTGtacatataaatatttaaaaaattaaaaatcaaagaACCAGTGACCCAAACGGTTGAACCGGAAAAAACCGGAACCAGTCACTCAACCGGGGTCAATCACCGGTCcgaattttaaaacattggaCCAAACCAAGCAATTTCACTGTAGTGGAGTGGTTCATACAGGAAAGAATAGTCAAGTTGTACATAAAAGCAATCTTAGTGGTTGACACAACTCAATTTCTAGAGCAGGAAGGCGTCTACGCTCTTCTGTCCGCAGACATCTATGTTCTTCTGTCCGCTTATCCTTATGCTCCTCACATTATATTCTTTAGCAGCATCGGTGCCCTGAGTCCCTGGTAGGTTCAATATCAAAGTTCACCACCCTTAACTGTCTGGTGCACAGCTGAAAAATCAAGATCCCCTAACCCCAAGTTCCTGGCTTTTTTGAAGGCCTGCATGTCAAATGATAAAGCGTCCATCTAAACAACATAATTATATCTGGATTGAAAATCTTATTTGAACACGTAGTCAAATGCTTCACTTGGCAAACTCCACAATGTGGATTCTATAGTTCACATTATCTGCTTCAATACTAAGGTTTTTCCTACAGCAATCTAACATATCTAACTTCAAAGCCATAACGaacagaaaaatgaaaaaaggaacaaaaatgTAAATTCATTTGTTAACTGAGTCACTGAGGTGAAGAATGCCTTACCTCGTTAGCTGCAGCTGCAACTGGCATTGAAATTGCATTTTCATCTCCAAGGGCAAGAGCCAATCTCATATCCTTCTGCTGATGTTTCAGTGGAAAAGCAGGGGTATAATTATTTTGGAGCATTGTAGGTCCCTTCATCTTGAACATTGGGTTGGCAATTGCTGCAAGGTcctgatataaaaaaaaatggaaaagtaaGTGGAGAACTAACGGAATGTGAGAAGAATCTGCAGTTAGTTGCCTCACCAAAACATCAAGAAGAGTTTGAGGGTTCAGTCCACTTCTATCGGCCAATTCAAGTCCCTCTGAGAATGCATTCATCATACTGCAAAGTAGCAAGGACCAAAAATCACTGACCAACACTAGTGTTTCTTATGACAACAGCTCCACAAAAGCATCCATTTTTCTAACGTGAAATTTTATGTGCCACTATTTGCCATGCATAATTCCAAACTCAACATGCACACTTGCTTTGACCTATGTAACCCAAACTCAGGTACGGCACTCCCGACAACATAGCTACTCTAGTGTAAAAGGAAGAGTAGGATATGGTAAGGCAGGGAAAAGTGAAGAGTCTGGCTAAGATAGGCTTTGGTAAGTGACTGAAAAGGTAAAGATGAAAATATCGTAATCATGAATTGGCACATCAGACACAACTAAGTATTGTTTTACAGGTTCTTAAGGGCATAAACAGTTTGAGAATGGATTTTATTACCACCAAGTTATTCATACTAATGTCCGCTAACATAATAGAAGAGCTGATATCTCACTAATTGATCTTCATTGAACCTTGGAAAACTGTCTTTCAAATAAAAACAATTAAGCCAGATATAATTATTGCAGTAAGAAAGTCTCATAAAAAGTCATATTACGTTTGTCCAGGATTTAAAACTCAGATTATTACTTATCATCCTACCGCTTCCCAAACCCACTGACACACTAGAGATTTCATATTCGCTTATTAAACATTATATTCAAGTTTGAAATTGGTAAAAAAATCAGGCATGATAGTAACCCATTGTGGTTCAGTCTGACAGTAGACGTCATACTTTACATTAGCTGGAAATTTACAACCAGGGTTGCCACTTATCCATCCTCCTGCTGCCCAATCACATGCCCCTACCCCCTCGTGGTGGGCAAGAAAATAGACTGGATGCTAAGACTCCACATAAGGAGATGTTGCAGAAATATGAAAAGGGAAAAGGGAAAGCTCACCAGCAGCTGGAAATAGTATGTTGCACATACAATTTCAGTCATGTTCGATTTCAGTAAAAGAAGTACTTCCAATGTTCTATTTAACTTACCTTTTAAATATAAAGAATGATTTTTGTAATGAATTATTCCCAAGAGCACAACTCAGAAGTGTATAATCTACAAATGGAAGTTAAGTATAAATTACCTGCCCATTATCATGTTGACGACAAGTTTCATTCTTGCTCCATTTCCAACATGCCCTAAAAAGAATGATTTCTTTCCCATGACATTGAAAGCGGGAAGTGCTTCCTCATACAATGCCTGCATTAATATAATTCTTTTATTAGAACTACTACCCGTGGTGTGACCAGAATTTATATCTAAAATCCATCTGTCATAACTTCATCTCTTTCTTTATGGCCTTCTCATAGCTCTAATCACTAAATAAAAATCACAGCATATAGATGAGAACTTGTGATCCAATAATTCAACCAATGATAAAGCAAGATACAAGCATTTTTTTGTACTCAACAAGTTCTTATCAGGGATAGTGCACAATTTGCTACAAGGATGGGAAATAGGAAATGGTGGGAAAGGGAACAGTAAAGACACAAGAAGCACTATTCCTCGGAATAAAGACCTCCTCATTTAGTTTAAAATGTCTCAAAGCTGAATAGTCATCCTTGTATGTTGGCATAAACAGCGTTAAGGGGAGAAGACCTTTTCTACAAATCTTATTTTATCTTGAATAGCTAAAATGAGATACATAACTGGGGAAATTGTACAGTAGATGCATTCTAAATGTATCGAAAACTAATggaacaaaaatcaaacaagTGCTGAGgcatcaaaaaataataaatctaCCTTCTCCCCAGCAGCAAGGATGACTAATTGACCATCTTCAGCAGGTTTCTTGCTACCTGAAACTGGGGCCTCAAGGAAATGACCTCCCTTTGATGTAATTGCCTGGAAGCAAGGGAAGAGTGCAGATTTTGGTAATTCACCAACAAATATAGTCAAAATTGAAGAATGCAACAAAGGGAGTGCGTGTTTCCTCCACTGACATTTACTATAGCATAATCTTCTAGAGTCACAAATTACACTCCTTTAACAAGACAAGAACTGTTACTTCGGTCATCTACTAGGAGTGGTTCTAAGTTCACAGATTTTGACCATACAAAGAAAGGCCAAAAAATTGATATCCACACCTCACTGATCTTTGAAGACGTGTCAGCATCGACAGTTGACATGTCAATATAACCTTTACCAGTGCAAATATGCTCAAGAACACCATCTTTGTCAAAAACCACCTAAGAATCAATCAATATATGCCATTAGAGATAAAGAGTTCAAGTCTCAACTTGAATAACTTGCTAAATGTTGACTTTTATTCTTTGGACTTACAGAAAGAGCTGCAGCAGGGTCAGACAACATTCCAATGGTATACTTGCATTTCTTCACTACTGCGGCAGGAGTTTCTCCAACAGAAGCTCCATGCtccaccaattcatcacactgcaAGGCATCAGTTAAATATTGAGGAACTAAAAAGGTTTTTATTGCATTCAACAGCCAAGCATAAACGATTCGTGGGCCACAGGAAGTAAGTTTGTATTGTTTTTCATGGCTTCAAGTAACAAGCAAAAGCCACGATACTGCGTGCCGCATCATAATCAGTTGATTAGCTTAAGATTTCTTTTTTCTGGAAGGTCCATAGTCGCTCTTTTGATTTTCAATGCTACAAGTTTGGTTGGAAATCATACCAATGAAACAAACATAGACGAGTGTTACGATAATTAAACCAAGTGAGCCACTTTCATGCGCTACAAAAGCCGCAAGTATTAAAAGAATTAGAacaaggaagaaaaggaaaacttgTAAAATCTCATGTTGGAAGATTTTTCCATTCTTTCGGACTAGTTAAATATCAATCTATAAAAGCGCACACAATCAGGTCGAGAAGGACATGTAGCTTCGAAATCATTTTTCTTGCACTCTTAACGCAAATCATTCATTACACATCATCCAACAGCTCAGTTTTActatatcattttttttctttatgttCCAATCCAACAACCAACGCAACAACCTAaataaatcaatcaatcaatcaaaataTGATCATCATACTTAAATATGTAAAATCTACACATACATGGAGAGAAAAATGAGTAGTACCTTGGAAAGGGTACGGTTCCAGACAGTGAGCTTAAAGCCATGCCGGAGCAAATTCACTGCCATGGCCTTCCCCATAATTCCCAAACCCAAAAACCCAATTTCCTCCCCCATATCTTTTTCCAACCCCAAAACTAATTACCCCTCTCTTCCTTGTTCACTATCAATGGTGTAGTGGCCAAAGTATAGTAAACTCTCTCCTCTGTCCTCTGACCTCTCCTCTGCTGTAatacaccaccaccaccactactACTACGATGTAATACCACCAAGAAAATCCAACTGAATAAGGACTAGTGGCCAGCTATAATAGTGTTTCTGCAGTTTTCAATCCAATATGAATTGTATATCAATGCAGCAAAAGTAACGTGATGATAGTGATGCAATTTTATATTTAATCACTGTCATCGATTAGGAAAAACAGgaataatatatattattatcagattgtttttttgtttttggggggGTTGATGAGGGGTGGAATCTGACGGATCTGTGCCACGTCAGTGTCTGTTTTCTTCCACTCGTTTTCTCTCTTCGTTGATTCGTCGGTTTAGCCTCTGGTCTCCAGTGTTACGGCCTTACGGGAGGTCACTCTGCAGCTGAGGCCAGCGATCTGCTGTGGCATTCTTTTGTCCAGGAATGTTGCAACAACAATGAAATACCTGGACCTGACTGACTAGCTTGCTAGATCTGGGCCCGTTGATGTGTAACTTAATTTGGTCCATGGGCTGGATGTAAGAATTGATAAATTCTTTGTTTGGTTAGACTGAATTGATTCTAAATTTACGAGCCCAAGTCTTTCACGGTGGCCGTAGCCGGTAGCCCAGGATCGTGGAATTGTAATGTTTAATTCAGCAATTGTGTCGGGTTGCGGtagtttaaatatatttatctatttatttaatttataatatGCAATAAGTTATtagattaaatattttatttttcttaaaatataAAGGTTATTTAAAAGTATCGAAtttaaattttggttgaaaGCATTTTTAACATGAAAAGTTTCACCCCTTATGAAACGATATATTCATTAAACTCTTTTAAAGTACTTTTAGTACCAAAAAGTGCTTTTTAACTAAAAGTGCTATAACTCCAAACAACACTCAATTGGTTGTGTCaagcatcttttttttttttgggttttatccGAATCTTGAATTAGCTTTCGATTTCAGCGCACAGCCTTCTTTGATAATGGAGTGTCGTTatcatttgtttctttttcctttttttttttttgacgtgACAAGATTTTTGCTGTCTCCCCGTACAAATTAACTATTGATGATCGAATTGACATACAAATTAACTATTGATGATGATCGAATTAGAAAATCATTTCTACTTTAACAGCGCAACAAATGGGCGGTGGAAAATAGCTGGAAGAAGATTGACTCATGGCGGTAATCCGGACTGATTGCGGGAAAATGCACATGAGACATCACCGAATCAATCATGACTAATCAGTTTGAACAGTAGTAATTGGCACACTACTACTTTGagcaaattaattgttcatTTTGGGACGGTTGGGATTAAATTAGTCGTTTTGAGTTCTAAAGAATTTGAGTTCTTTACCAAGAGACGAGAAATTGGGCAGCTTATTTTACGTCAATCTGGAGTAGGGGTGTTCACGAATCGGCTgtacgagctcgactcgagctcgagctcaaacacaaaaatattaagctcgttggctcgcgagctcaattatatatatatattttttatttttattttaatagtaaaattacatatatattcttaatattttattatttgttaaaaattattattttatttattttttattttttaagctcgtCAAACTGGAGCTCGAGCTTGACATTTTGAGCTCGTCAAGcacgagctcgagttcgagcttcacaaaattaactgGAGACTCGGTTCGATTAGGCCAAAGTTTGACTCGCCCTTAATCTGGAGGGCCGCATGGCAACCATTCATCATGCATGACGCACGTTctattggattttttttttaaaataataaaataacaagCCAAATAAAGAACCTTTGTCTTGCTCGAACTCCCCCAGCTCCGTTCTCGCGGTAGCTTGAATGGACTCTTGCGGTAGCTTGTCGTAACAAATgcgtttaaaaatataaaaaatctcATAAACCTCTCGTTATGGCATACATTTTTGCTAGTTCTCTTCGCCTGTTTGGTTTGGAACTATAACGGGAAACGTTTTACTAACCAGTTATTTGATTTGCAAGAAAAGTCAAAAGCGGAAAGTGATACTCCGTGAGGTAAAGTATAACACTTTTACATTTTATTATGTAATTTTCACATTAACTTATCAAACAACTAGTTCAAATTTCATTAACTTTAGAGCAGATAACATAAATAGTCACCAAACTATTTCAAACTCCACATTTTGGTAActtcttgtttggattgcgattttttaagaaaattttttacacgTGTTTTATAAACACACTTCATGATCGCATTTTTACCTTGCATACATCAAATCATCACAGCATATTTTTCTATACAAACtccaaaaaatagcaattcaactTGCCTCACCATTTTATGTTACCAAAATGGCTGTTTAACTAATGAATACGTCCATTTTTCATTACTCAACTAATGAAAACGTATATTTTCCATCGCTTATTTAATGAAAATGAATACTTATTGGACCCAAATTGCACTTTAAAATAGTTGGATTACTATTTTGACTAGATAAAAAGTTTAgtgattaaaataaaaaatatttgaatAATCTAATAACCATGTTTACCATTTGCTCTTAGCTCTAATATCCCTTGAATATCCTTCCAGACTGTCATATTCATTTAGGACAACCCTAAAGCATTGTTCAACTAAACGCTTGGTCAAAACTTGAACAAATTTGGATCGCACATTGTAAGCTTTCGAACACATTTATAGAGAGTTTGAAGTCTAGATCCCTTCCATAATCTAACTACTCATGACAATGTATCAAAACTACAAAATATGCAGGTTTTTTTTAGCTAAATTTACTGTTGAACACGTAAATCACACGGTACAAAATTAAATTCATTTATCTAGTTTTCCCATAATGAACGAATTTCTCATAGAATTACAGACATCTATTGATGTTTTCgaggaaatgaagaagaaagaagaagaaatcctATAAGGCAGGAGCTTAATTTGGGGTATCCATAAATCCAACAGATTCATAGATATCATACCCCATCCTACAAATTAAAAGTTGTGTTTGAATTGCAATGTTCTAAAGGTCAAAAATTGATTAAGAAATGTGTTCTCTCTCATTTAAACAGCCCGCCCTATCCTATCCCAATTACGACTAATCGCGTCTAAATCGTGTTTAATTTAGTAGCAAAAAGCGTGTATTAATTTCATTAATAAATTCTTTGCATTAAATAAGGTTACGATGTATGTTGCCCTTGCTACAGGCCACAGCCCACACTTGCAAATACAAAAGTTAATTGATGATATAATATTCGTCTTagcggcaaaaaaaaaaaaaaggaaaggccCCAGTATTCAAGTGTCGCCGTCTGAAAACGGCTGTCGTGTCTCATTGAAATCTCACCAGCATCTATCTCCACCTTCCGATGGAATAGCCGAATAGATTCACCTCACCCCATCTCTACCCTCCATTTCTCACGTCGTtccaaagaataaaaataaaggagCTAAATCTGCTTTCTTGGTTCCTAATTCTAATATGAGTTTTCGTTTTCATTTCCTCTGTCTGTCCCACTACTAGTAGCGTTACTACTATTGGTTTGGTTGATTGATTGACATTTCTTCCTGGGtcctttccctttttcatttttttcccggCTTTTTATTGTCTTCCACAACTTAAGAGTTTCACTTATTCGgagaaatttttgtttcttttatctttctattGTCTTCTTGGGTAATTTGTATTAGTTTGAAAGTTGTGGGTCTCTGCATTGTGGAGAAGAATTTGAGAGAAGAGAATGAGTGGAGGCGGAGAAGCGGAAGGGACGACCCTGGAGTTCACTCCGACGTGGGTGGTCGCTGCCGTCTGCACCGTTATCGTCTCCCTCTCACTCGCTGCCGAACGCATCCTTCACTACACCGGAAAGGTCCTCTCCCTACCCCCTAACATTTCTCTTTTTCCGTTTTTATCTCTACCTgcatttttattttgcttctcagtGGCCAAAAAACAGAGAGAACGAGGTGGATGGTGTAAGTTAGTAGATGGCTTGGAGAATATAAAGTTTGTATCTATTATGcggttcaaaaaatatttttttttagataCAGGATATAATACTGTAATTCAACTTCTTGGGGTATGTAAAGGTTCTATTTTTGTGTTTCAGTTGTTGTAGTATCGGTCAATTGTCGGTTTATaagtgttttttttccttttattttcttattaggTTTTAAAAGTTGTTTTATTTACTGGAAATACTGCAGTATCTGAAGCACAAGAATCAGAAGCCTTTGTATGAAGCTTTGCAGAAGGTTAAAGAAGGTCATCATCTACTACTCtttttctccaatttttttAATCCTCTTTTGCATTTTATAGTTCTATGGAAAAGAGGAAATTGCTTGTATTTTTCGTTTATGCAGTGGTTCTAGATTGATACGAAATTTTAGTGCATTTTGGATCGATTGATTTATGTCTTGGTGCAGAATTGATGCTGTTGGGTTTTATATCACTGCTGTTGACTGTGTTTCAAGGAAGCATAGTCAAATTATGTGTGAAAGAATCTGTAACGCTGCACCTCCTGCCATGCTCATCGAACGAGAGGAATGGATCTTCTCACACTATTCCGGAAACACCTGCTCATCGGCGCTTACTTGCAGAGGGTTCAGCTAATGCTGGTTATTGTGCTGCAAAGGTAAGCTGTTAAGTCAAGCTTCTTTTATGGTATTGCTGCGATGCATCTTGGGCGAGTATAATGTCTGCTTTTACATGGTCATTTTGGCGTAATTTCTTTTCTATTTCAATAGCTGGTATTTTGGGGTAGTTTACCAGTGTTAGCGTGCATTTTTTTCGTATTGGTAAGTTGCGTAAAGCATGCATCTTGTTTTCTGGCAAGTTATTTTTCTCTTGACCAAATAGCAGTATCACTAGAtacttttttttgttggggggggggggggttatgTTTAATAATTCAAATATTTGGTCGACTAGAACTTTCATTTGTTTAAAACCTTAATCACCTTATTGTACTATGCACGATACCTTGTGCTGAGCTGCGAAATACAGTTCCAGTtactttcccttttcttttattttgcagcACAAGGTCCCACTGTTATCAGTTGAGGCATTGCATCATCTCCACATCTTTATCTTTGTTCTAGCCATTGTACATGTGACTTTTTCGGTGCTCACTGTTGTGTTTGGAGGGGCAAAGGTAATGATTGAACTTCTACCTTTTCAGCTTCTTGTTGTAGTCTGTTAAAATTCTGCCAGTAATGTGCTTCTAATGATTTAGATACGTCAATGGAAGCACTGGGaggactcaattgcaaaagataatTATGACAGCCAACACGGTATGGGCTGTTGCTCATCTGCCTTAGTTGAGGTGTATAGCATTTGAAAATCTCTACAAAATGGTGAAGAACTGGTTAtagtcataatttttttttaattttataaatattgaAATGGCAATTCACAATGTTATCATAAGAGGTCGTATTTGCAATTCACTAAGATGGACTGTTGCTGAAACTTTCCAGTTACAGTAACGAACCCACAACAATACACACTGAACTTACCATATAATGGGGGTTGACCAAATACTGAATTGTCCGATGCTGATTCTCTTCGATTTCTTGTTTGAAATGAACTTCTCTAATCTCGTTTTGTTAATCATGTGCATTTTTATGCAGTTCTTAAACCAAAGATCACTCATGTTCATCAACATGATTTTATCAAGAACAGATTCTTGGGTTTGGAGAGACATTCGAGAATTTTGGGTTGGTTTGTAAGTTATTCTCTACCTGTCTACCCATTAATAGCGTTGACTATTGAATATAGAATTGTTATGACATCTCTATTTTATGGAAAATACGATGCACTTGATGGATTGATGGTATTATTTTGTAAACAATGCTAAATATGGTACCTGCAGTTTGAACGTCTTCTTATCCTAGAATGTTCACACTTACAGTTTGATTTCCTTCTGGATTGCTTTTCTTTAAGCTCAGTGGAAAGAAGATCAGTATGAAAGTCAAGCAAATTGTCCAGCATCTTTTTGTGGTTTACATGCAGTTACTTTTGTCATCTTGGCAAGCTCCCTTTTTTAGGTTTTTTGGGGTCCAAAaacatttttcccttttttttggtaTAGAAGCATAATATAGAATGTGGGACTAAATATTTTCTGCCTCGCATTGTCTCTCAGCAAATACAGAAGATACTGAGATCATAATACCAGCTTTTTGGACATTGGGATGTTTAAGTTATTAAGGAACATTAGATAGATGGAATAGTAAAATTATGTTCTCTACGTTCAACCAGGAGAAATGGGAGGGGGAATGGGATGTTTATTTTTGTCTTAGTGGTTGTGTCTGCGGAAAAATGTGCATACATgaacaaattcaagaaaattaataTCCATTATCCTTTTCTGAATCATGTGCATACATGAACATATTTTTGTATTAGCATGATCCTGATACTcatttctttttatgttttcGCGTTTGAACTTTCAGCATTCCTTTTGTAAGCAATTTTATGGTTCTGTGACCAAGTCAGATTATGTTGCACTCA
This window contains:
- the LOC113712563 gene encoding glyoxylate/succinic semialdehyde reductase 1 → MGEEIGFLGLGIMGKAMAVNLLRHGFKLTVWNRTLSKCDELVEHGASVGETPAAVVKKCKYTIGMLSDPAAALSVVFDKDGVLEHICTGKGYIDMSTVDADTSSKISEAITSKGGHFLEAPVSGSKKPAEDGQLVILAAGEKALYEEALPAFNVMGKKSFFLGHVGNGARMKLVVNMIMGSMMNAFSEGLELADRSGLNPQTLLDVLDLAAIANPMFKMKGPTMLQNNYTPAFPLKHQQKDMRLALALGDENAISMPVAAAANEAFKKARNLGLGDLDFSAVHQTVKGGEL